TCCATCATCTTTGGGggaaaaatgggccttttttatttgtttgtcttcgAGTAGAATTCACAGGTTTAAGgaataagccatttgtgagttagatttgaaaaCATCCCCTACAATCACTTGTCTAGTCACAAGTTAGTTTCGGGGTATAttgtaaatgtattttgttttgtaatgttaTGGCaaatagaataataataataataataataataataataataataataataataataatgacagttGCTTTGTcaaatggttctgaaaagcctTAGCTCTCACCAGATGAGCaaccctggggccaatttcacaaagtagTCAAAGTAAAATTCATcacaagacaaattgtcagtattaccacaGTTCACTacagtgatttgttttgtgaagACACACAACTTTAAGCGACATTAACTTTAATCTATAACTCGCAAATAGCTTATTCCTCCAATGTAACACTTTAATGATCATATTAAACAAAACCTTCCCCAAAATATGATGACCACTATCTTTGTAATCTTTCAGATTCAAAAAAGTCAAACCTAATGTCTCCGATCACAATATATGTACTTTACTGACAAGCTATATAAACTGGGTGCATGTATGTCATAGGTATATTCAATAACTttttaacatttcaaaaatgCTTTATATAAAACCAAAAATAGTTAACTCTGTTATTTTACACCTATTTATAACAGGTGGTACCAATCAATTTTATCATATAGGACTACGTCTCAACACATATTTAATCcgacacaacaacaaaattgaccATTATTTACACCAATACACTGCTCATTGAAAAATGCACATAtaccacttttttttaaactgtacaCTCACAAACCTTTTTACAAAAATTCCCATAAATGGAAATGCACACAACTGTTAAACTTTTTCACCTTTAAAGGGCATCACGTCAATTTGTAAAAATCAAAAAGCAACTTTTTTCTTTATAAGTATATACACTTTTTTTCTCctttatacaatgtacatttatatATCAACTTTACATCTATCCGAAAAACAGGTAATTTCATGCGTCttatttgtacaaaatgtataagTTTATAGTTGAGTATTTCTTTAGTAaacgtttttaaaacaaaactgcaagTGTGGACTACTCTCTTTACTTTACGAAGACCGAGTTCACATCAAGAATACGGCTGTAGTTGTTGGCCAAGGCATTGATAATGAAGAATAGACCTTTAAGCTCTCGAACCCTAGACGTAGCCAAAACCAATGAATCAGACATGGCTTAACAGAGCCTCGGCAATAGACCAATCAAACAAGCAACCCCCCCCCATAGAGCTGACCAATTACAACCTCCAACACAACCCAAGCCTCCACATGTCCTACATGTTCAAATGGACCTGTTGCATGGGGCAGAGCAAGACGATAAGTCGTATGAGATGGGCTTCTTGATGGACAGTTGCTATGGTgaagggggggagggggggggcaataGATGTTCTATTTAGGGCTCTCATCCATTCTGAGCTGTGAGAAACATGGCTGCTGAGTTCTTAGGGATTCTTATTAGTCATTTCTAAAGGAGCACATCTGGAACCCTATTTCTATTTCAAAGAAAtgctaacccccccccccccccacctcacaTTCAAGCGTAGGACTGAAACAATTGGAGGGGAGGGGTGCTTTAAATCTGAGCCTGGTTTACACTTGAAGTGACTATCAAAACAATTCGATATCAAAATTGAGATTCAATGCAAAATAATTGCATAATTTGGGCACAGTAATACTTTGGCTTATCCTTCGTGGATTTAAGGCCATTTTTGAAACCTTTGATACGGTTTTTGCTCTGGTAGGCCCAATTATACTGTTTGAAGCCCCATGACAAAAGCATTGCAGGAGCCATAGCCAGAGCCAAAGCCATGGTTTCAAAAGAGGGCCTCTGACTTTGTCTTGAAGCCAAGTATAAACAACACCCTATCTGAGTAGCGCATATAGGTTGAGAAACTTCATCCTTTGCACTCTACCTTTTGGTCACAGAGtcttaacaaaaataacaatgctgaaattctttttaaataaaaaatcacgACATCTGTCTGCATAAGTTTCAGGTAgcttaacaaaattaaataaaaaatcctACAAAATAACTTCTCATTTAAGCTTTCCAAATACTGTTTCTTCCCGACCGAAACTTTATACTGTGACAATTGTTGAGTAAATATTCCAACAATTAAAGCAAAGACTTTaggagtttaaaaaaaaagttcttgCTTCACACTCGTGTATCAATGAAAATGTATACTCTGCGTCAATTTGGGTGAAGTATTTCTGGCAATGGTGTGTCTtctgccttaaaaaaaatgtctttgcaCTTGGCTTCAACATGGTCGCTCAAGCCTAAGCCAGCCCACCACCCTAGCCGGAGTCAGTGGCAGAGCTAAAGCCACAGCCAGGGATTATAAAAATGACACTGGCTATTAGTTGATCAAATCAGTAGAAGTTTCATCAACAACCTTCCATGGTGTTTCAAAAACACCTGGGTCATTATTTTCACATTAAAAAAAGGACGCAATCAAATTTCATTCACTAAGTACTGTTCTAGACCTCCTTTCCCTAGATATATCTTAGGTGAATTGGGCAATACATAGAAGATATCAACCTTTATcacaatctattttttttttgcttaccaAATTTGTCACTTAGGCACATACATTGGACCTGtggctaaaggcagtggacacctttggtaattctcaaagaccagtattctcacttggtgtatcccaacatattcaaaaaataacaattgtcatcgaagttacaagagaatgatgtaaaaaaaaaaaaaaaaaattgttgcataaatgtgtgtgttttcagatggcttcaggccttaagtctttcactatttgtgtgagaaattacctctttctcaaaaactctgttacttcagagggagccatttcacacaatgttttctactatcaagagctctccactgctccttgccaagaaagtttttgtgctaaaaactattttgagtaattaccaatagtgtccagtgcctcaagTTCAATAATGCATGCAACTTTTTTTTGCTCAGTTGCAAGAAGCAAAGAAACATCACTTTGAATAAAACTACTTTAGTATGATTCTTTGTTGATATTTTGATGTAGATGCTCTTGGTGATATTTTTAATCCAGTGTTGACGTTTTGAAAGGGAAAACAATGCCCTTCCACTCAGCTGTTGATGATAAGGCAGAAGGTTTCTTTAAGCTCTAGTTGGCTGGTTGTCTACATCTGCTTGCATGAAGCACTCAACTTCCTTGGTTTCCGTGatgatttcttcttcttttcggCCACTTCTACGACTGGTTCGGGCTCCGGTATTCTAGTGATTTCTTCTTGTAATTCtgattacagaaaaaacaaaaacaattgtgacttgataaataaataaagggaAGCATTCTTGATGTGgaaattaattttcttaattCTTTTTATTTATGGAATTTCATTTTATATAACTATTTTTAACGAAAGGAACTAAGTACTGTAAAATTAAGAGTTAAAATTTGCTTATTTCATAACCCTTCAAAATAGTCTGTGCTGCACTGTATCTTGAGAGCTATTTATGTAAAAAGCACTTGAATTGAAAGACTGAGTTTATGACAATGTGAATTAGAAACCAGTAATTAAATTAACTGCAAGGGAAGCCATTAGCCAACCAAGACTGATTTTTAAGTAAGTAATTGCCTTTTGTGTTTGGCTTGAGAGGACTGGTAGCTGTATGCATTAACAACAACACGATAACTGCTATGTACAGGTTGGAATAAAGCCTTTAAGTGCACACTATTCGAGGTATCATTTTTATCAAGACACATTGTGAAAATAAAAGTGGAAATTTCACTGAAAGACATACACCATTTTTGAGATACTGGTTTAATAAACGATCTCATGTCTTATTTCTCTTCTTGTCTTATTTCTATAAACATTATAGTCCTGGACGATACTTTGTTCTTGCAAAGGGTGAGAGAGTTCATAAAGGACACCTCTTTAAGGTTTATTCGTACTGGAAATTTCCAggtgcatggaggcaatgaccagggggcatggaggcattggtcagggggcatggaggcattggtcagggggcatggaggcattgccagggggcatggaggcattgccagggggcatggaggcaatgaccagggggcatggaggcattggtcagggggcatggaggcattggtcagggggcatggaggcattggtCAGGGGGCATGTAGGCAttggccagggggcatggaggcattggtcagggggcatggaggcattggtcagggggcatggaggcattggtcagggggcatggatgcattggccagggggcatggaggcattggtcagggggcatggaggcattggccagggagcatggaggcattggtcagggggcatggaggcattggtcagggggcatggaggcattggtcagggggcatggaggcattggtcagggggcatggaggcattggccagggggcatggaggcattggtcagggggcatggaggcattggtcagggggcatggaggcattggtcagggggcatggaggcattggccagggggcatggaggcattggtcagggggcatggaggcattggtcagggggcatggaggcattggccagggggcatggaggcattggtcagggggcatggaggcattggccagggggcatggaggcattggtcagggggcatggaggcattggtcagggggcatggaggcattggtcagggggcatggaggcattggtcagggggcatggaggcattggtcagggggcatggaggcattggtcagggggcatggaggcattggtcagggagcatggaggcattggtcagggggcatggaggcattggtcagggggcatggaggcattggtcagggggcatggaggcattggtcagggggcatggaggcattggtcagggggcatggaggcaatggtcagggggcatggaggcattggtcagggggcatggaggcattggtcagggggcatggaggcattggtcagggggcatggaggcattgccagggggcatggaggcaatgaccagggggcatggaggcattggtcagggggcatggaggcaatgaccagggggcatggaggcattggtcagggggcatggaggcattggtcagggggcatggaggcattggtcagggggcatggaggcattggtcagggggcatggaggcattggtCAGGGGGCATGGGCGCTCACTTAGTAGACTACAAAAGAGAATCAGATAACTCAAAATGGCTGCTCACGTACCTGGTTCAACTGGGTCTTCAATATACCTCGGACCATCGTCAAGTCCCTCCCCATAGCTACCATCCTCTGACATCGTTGGGTCTTCGGATACCGTTGGATCAAACATATCTACTAGGTACGGTAACGAGGTCATCCGTCGGAGTGGATCATCACTGTCAGGGAGAGGGGGAAGGGAAACCTCTTCACCTTCCTTTGGGTAGTTCTTCTGAACCCACCTgtcacaaagaaaacaaatcagatGAATTATTTCAATGTTAATCAAATCAATCAGAAGATTCTCTTGCAtgtgaacaaaaaatcaacCAAATTACTTCAAAGTTATTGTTTTGGACTTCAAGAACTAATCAGCATTTTTTTATGCACACtaattgaaaataattataaatactaCTCATTATTTCTAAGTAACAGGCACTCCAAgctaaacatgaaataaaactgtTTGACAACAAAGTTTATTTCCAATGGATGATATCTTGATACttacttgtgattttttacttCTTGTGTATCAAGTCTCTCATCTGGGTTAGCTTTCAACATCCCttaaaagaataaaaacaagaacaataaAACACTTAACTCTGCATATGAAATGCCTTACATCCATGATTGGATCTCATGGAACTGAACAAATTCAAACAGCCCCAAATCAAAAGGAGTAAATAGTCAAAGAGCATAGCATTACAAGAtgacataaaatattaaaccaaataaacaaaactatacACCGCAAAAGATTTAAACATTAGGAAAATTATTAAATCATAAAATGAAACATTTGTTCAAAAGAGTCCTAAATGGAGGtaataaaaacatcaacataAAAGTATAAAgctattaaaacattttaaaagctAGATCCTTTAGAAAGTGCAAAGAATTACATATAAAGGTCTACACAGTGAACACATTAATAATTAAACAAGAGACTTATGTACTTAGTTACAAGCACGATTACAGAAAGAAACTCAGAAGCATTGAAATGGCTTCCTTATGGTGATCAATTTCCTGAAGAAAGCTGTTCAGTGCCGTCTCAGTTGTAATAAGGATGTTAAATACGATATTTCACTGCGCCCAAGTTAGCCTAATGCCACCTGGCAAGCACACTTATCTCTCTCTATCGTAGAGATAGGTTTAAGGTTTTAAAGGGTTGACccaagtatttatgaatggtagaTAAACCTTGCAAGCCTGCTATATGTGatgttgttcattttttttaaactgtttctgCATAATTTTCTTATTGCATTTTATTGTAATGCGCCTTCAAACAGGCTGGCTCTAGAGAAAGCACAATATAAGTTcaataaattataattattaatctTACCATTGAGTAGATCTGCCAGTAGCGGTGATACCCCCTGCGGCATAGTGAACTCGCCCTTCCCAATGTTCTCAAACAATCTGTAGATATTGTCTCCTTCAAATGGGAATGTACCTGTCGTGATGTTGAATCTGCACAGGATACAAACATGAGGTGAAATTAGAAAATTTGAACAAGCTCattgtaagatttgaaacttcaGTATAACTGAAGCATGGTTCTCACTTCTTGCAAATAATATGCGAAAGCGATACGAACTTTGACGTCAGAAAATAcgcaattttcaaaatttatatcgcattcgcattcgcaggaagtaggAACCAGGgttaagagaggtttgcaggaacaccatgtgaacatctctttttgagtagtggtggttctgaaaagaactggtggttaacgactcaatgtttcgatcagtgtgaTCTGATCCTCTTCAGGAAAAgaatcggagcatactgatctaAACGTTGAGTCAGTaaacaccggttcttttcagaaccaacactacttaaaaagagatattcacatggtgttaccccaacCCTCTTTTAGTCCTTGCAAATACTTTATACTTTAACCTTTAACTGTCTAACTATTCAATATCATTCACTgagaataagggaataaaagacaAGTCTTAAACGGCTgttaaaactggcagggttgTGGCCATGCCATAAAGGACCGAGCCAAAGGTCTTTATCACACAGTCTCGACCCTTTAAGGGTTTTTTCATTCCTATTCatttcatagatgttaaacttgcatcggggataaagaacactaattttggttttgaccCTTGCACTGATATGTGCTAGCACTGAATACTCGGTACTCACCCGagttctgttaaaaaaacagaACTCTGGAGAGTACGACAGTGCTACATAGCACACATCGTGTAAGGGTAACCAAAATTGCTGTACATTGCCATTTATTATTACCTTTCGATtagtaacaaacaaacaaaacttaaagtTGAGAACAAATCTGACTGTGTTCTGCCTCAGCTCGCCTCAACTTGACTTTCTATCCATTCTAAGCGCTGAGTTTACAGGTCATTTCATGTCAAGATAAAATGCTTCTCATTTGACCCTAAGAAAACTGCATTAATTTGCTGGAATGAAAGCAAAAGCAGCCTGGAAATCTCAATCAATTGAGAGAGGGAACTTACAACGTCACTCCAGATGACCAGACATCTACTTTAAAACCTGAGAAGCATTCCAGTCCGTTAGCGATCTCTGGAGGCTGGAAGGCCGGGGAGCCTTGACTCGTCCGACACGTGTCATCTTTGGTGTAAAGGTCAAGTAACTGAATCAAGAAAAGGTAAAAGGAAATTGAGATGGTTTTTTTGTACATTTGTAATCATAAGTAGGAATGAGTACCAAAGAAAAAGCTAAATCAAGAAAAGGTACAAGAAAGTAGAGATATTGTTAGTACATGTAACATTTGCAATCATAAGTAGAAATAAGTATCAAAGAAAAAGCTTCAACAAAAGCCTTCAATACCAATGAATAAGAGGcctttctcaaaaccttggcttgggctccggctccaTCTGCTTATGTACCACCGCATGCAGAAGACACTCTGCTCAagaaatgtatatatatataggccTGACAAGGTTTCCACTACGTCTGCAGAACGCAGAGCCCAACTTGGAGATAAAGCCCAAGCCGaagtttgagaaaggcccctgatGTAAACAACGGGCTGACAAGCCATATTGGCTCCGAACAGACTTGACTTTTTCAGCCAGAGCCAAAGCCAAAGTTGTGCTTTGAGTAAAAGCAgtgatcttaaaaaaaaattgaggggTTCCACTTGAAAATTCAGAGCATCCGGAAAGAGCATACTCAACAGTCATACCTGCAGTGACTACAGACGTCAAAAAGCAACATCAACCTTCTTGTCgccagagggcgctattcatgAGTGTGGCCTCGTCCTCCTTGAACGAGTCTTATTGTCAACAAATTGGTGAAGTGGATACTGAACATTTACTCACTACCCTGGAGTAAGGGTGGAGGGTTTTTGGCATGTGTAGAGAATCACACATTATGCAGCAAGCTGATTTATTGTAGGCAATGTGAAA
The sequence above is drawn from the Asterias amurensis chromosome 13, ASM3211899v1 genome and encodes:
- the LOC139946532 gene encoding serine/threonine-protein kinase STK11-like; the encoded protein is MVDPAVLDSYPDLDAPERIPRHWSQDVDQMDFLLHDEDAHPFIIHRVDSADIIYQPRKKKAKMVGKYLFGDVLGEGSYGKVKEVLDSETLCRRAVKILKKKKLRRIPNGEQNVRREIQLLKRLKHKNVIELVDVLHSEEKQKMYIVMEYCVGGLQEMLESIPERRFPLWQSHGYFVQLANGLEYIHSQGIIHKDIKPSNLLLTTSGILKISDLGVAELLDLYTKDDTCRTSQGSPAFQPPEIANGLECFSGFKVDVWSSGVTLFNITTGTFPFEGDNIYRLFENIGKGEFTMPQGVSPLLADLLNGMLKANPDERLDTQEVKNHKWVQKNYPKEGEEVSLPPLPDSDDPLRRMTSLPYLVDMFDPTVSEDPTMSEDGSYGEGLDDGPRYIEDPVEPELQEEITRIPEPEPVVEVAEKKKKSSRKPRKLSASCKQM